The Antedon mediterranea chromosome 7, ecAntMedi1.1, whole genome shotgun sequence genome has a segment encoding these proteins:
- the LOC140055593 gene encoding tripartite motif-containing protein 2-like → MASKDLSLLGDIDDKVLECSICNGRLEDPKSLSCLHSFCLKCLKNWVRTNHGKLTCPICRKEYPIPVGGLKKLAPNTILNNLLETIKQHEEKDEAKDIALLCASHAKPLEMYCTKCKVPICIECTAMEHVAGDGKHELINIVTAFNTFKETSEDLKKAANEYINKTENVLKVVKKNAKDLEESKDASLTDIDNQIQEMVQVIQKKGEEMRKKVEANYMEEKEVNDVQITNLTKIIKELNTIVSFLNQLLMSKPATAMKSSEIVLNTMMDEINKSEEIKQKDSRQINFIKNKQPIDLLKENDIGNVVFKPLTIKVEGIPRGVGKCDDDCVLVSFWTNAIHKYKQSGECISKITLQKDVKVTRMYKMKNGNIVFSDRSIDCIQVCDMNGHVIKSIGKGVLKNPRGIHIDEATNVIYVADGENGCVLRFNINSGKKLKKIGTPNEEHVYSDVALTKTGKVLVADADNHQVLLYDDKDKSLKVLINEGDEDGEVIMPDGVVVDEDDNIIIASVNKLQLFTSDGQFIRRLDKQEDGISVPQQLCIISHNPCIVAVTNWGNNTIQILNY, encoded by the coding sequence ATGGCTAGCAAGGATTTAAGTCTACTTGGAGATATAGATGATAAAGTACTAGAATGTTCTATCTGTAATGGAAGACTAGAAGACCCAAAATCACTTAGCTGCCTTCATAGTTTCTGTCTGAAATGTTTGAAGAATTGGGTTCGAACCAATCATGGCAAGCTAACATGTCCTATTTGCCGCAAAGAGTATCCCATTCCAGTAGGAGGGCTTAAAAAACTTGCCCCAAATACAATTCTTAACAACCTCTTAGAAACCATAAAACAACATGAAGAGAAAGATGAGGCTAAAGACATTGCCTTGCTGTGTGCCTCTCATGCTAAACCATTAGAAATGTATTGCACAAAATGTAAAGTACCAATATGCATAGAATGCACTGCAATGGAACATGTTGCAGGAGATGGAAAACATGAACTAATTAACATTGTAACAGCATTTAATACGTTTAAGGAAACATCAGAAGACTTGAAAAAAGCTGCCAATGAATACataaacaaaacagaaaatgtACTTAAAGTAGTCAAAAAGAATGCTAAAGATCTAGAAGAAAGTAAAGATGCAAGTCTCACAGATATTGATAACCAAATTCAAGAAATGGTACAAGTAATCCAGAAAAAAGGAGAAGAAATGAGAAAAAAAGTTGAAGCAAATTATATGGAGGAAAAGGAAGTTAATGACgtacaaattacaaatttaacaaaaataatcaaaGAATTAAACACAATTGTAAGTTTCCTAAATCAGTTACTAATGAGTAAGCCAGCAACTGCTATGAAATCAAGTGAGATTGTATTAAATACAATGAtggatgaaattaataaatctgAAGAAATCAAGCAAAAGGACAGCAGACAAATTAACTTTATCAAAAACAAACAGCCAATTGATTTATTGAAAGAAAATGACATTGGAAATGTTGTATTCAAACCACTTACTATCAAAGTAGAGGGTATACCTAGAGGAGTAGGAAAGTGTGATGATGATTGTGTGCTGGTTTCATTTTGGACAAATGCAATTCACAAGTACAAACAATCAGGAGAATGTATAAGCAAGATTACACTACAAAAAGATGTGAAAGTTACCAGAATGTACAAAATGAAGAATGGCAACATAGTATTCAGTGATCGAAGTATTGACTGCATTCAAGTATGTGATATGAATGGTCATGTGATCAAATCCATTGGTAAGGGTGTATTGAAGAATCCACGTGGTATTCACATAGATGAGGCAACTAATGTTATATATGTAGCAGATGGAGAAAATGGGTGTGTGCTCAGGTTTAACATTAATAGTGGTAAGAAGTTGAAGAAGATAGGAACACCAAATGAAGAACATGTTTACTCTGATGTTGCACTTACTAAAACTGGTAAAGTACTTGTAGCAGATGCAGATAATCATCAAGTATTATTGTATGATGACAAGGACAAGTCACTGAAAGTACTCATCAATGAAGGAGATGAAGATGGTGAGGTGATAATGCCAGATGGAGTTGTAGTTGATGAGGATGATAACATCATCATAGCAAGTGTAAACAAACTACAACTATTCACTAGTGATGGTCAATTTATCCGAAGACTTGATAAACAAGAAGATGGAATTAGTGTACCACAGCAGTTATGTATCATTTCTCATAACCCATGTATTGTTGCTGTAACAAATTGGGGTAACAACacaattcaaattttaaactattaa
- the LOC140054436 gene encoding U1 small nuclear ribonucleoprotein C-like, giving the protein MPKYYCDYCDTYLTHDSPSVRKTHCTGRKHKENVRIYYQKWMEEQAQNLIDRTTAAYQAGKIQHNPFPGAAGVPPGGSAIPPPANYAPGGPRPVGPGQMRGPVPPHGMAPPPGLLMRPPGPGGPMMRPMGPGGPLLGHMPPMGPGMMPPRMLPRMPMSKEEKV; this is encoded by the exons ATGCCTAA ATATTACTGTGACTACTGCGATACATACCTCACACACGATTCA CCATCTGTAAGAAAAACACATTGCACTGGTAGAAAACACAAAGAAAATGTAAGAATATATTATCAGAAATGGATGGAAGAGCAGGCACAGAATCTAATTGATAGGACAA CTGCTGCATACCAAGCAGGTAAAATACAACACAACCCATTCCCAGGTGCAGCAGGCGTACCCCCAGGTGGTAGTGCAATTCCACCACCTGCAAATTATGCACCCGGAGGCCCACGACCAGTAGGACCAGGTCAAATGAGAGGACCAGTACCACCTCATGGGATGGCTCCACCACCTGGTTTACTAATGAGGCCACCGGGTCCAGGTGGACCAA tgatGCGGCCAATGGGACCAGGAGGACCATTGTTAGGACATATGCCACCAATGGGACCAGGAATGATGCCCCCGCGAATGCTTCCTAGGATGCCAATGTCTAAAGAGGAAAAAGTATGA